A single Providencia manganoxydans DNA region contains:
- a CDS encoding cold-shock protein has protein sequence MNFQLHMGRVKWFDANEGYGFISPMNGGDDIFVTRKSIANKKIKSLSEGQNVEFSVTRNSDGITAADVIAY, from the coding sequence ATGAATTTTCAATTACATATGGGTCGTGTTAAATGGTTTGATGCAAATGAAGGTTATGGGTTTATTTCGCCAATGAATGGCGGTGATGATATCTTTGTTACTCGAAAATCAATTGCAAATAAAAAAATCAAATCATTATCTGAAGGCCAAAACGTCGAGTTTTCTGTTACTCGCAATTCTGATGGTATAACGGCTGCTGACGTTATTGCTTATTAA
- the lpxK gene encoding tetraacyldisaccharide 4'-kinase — MIQRIWSGQSWLYILLLPLSFLYGAIALIRRIGYKVGLFRSWKAPVPVVVVGNLTAGGNGKTPVVIWLVESLMKQGYRVGVVSRGYGGKAEHYPLIISSSTTTSEAGDEPVLIYHRTKAPVAVAPKRSDAVKALLDSHALDVIITDDGLQHYALGRDYEIVVIDGQRRFGNGWWIPAGPMRERAGRLKSVNAVIVNGGSAQLNETAMVLAGDMVINLLTGEQRPVSSLNTVIAMAGIGHPPRFFTSLEKKGLSLIQTYAFADHQSYQQQQLSILTPNNEPLLMTEKDAVKCRSFAQANWWYLPVAASFDPIGEKQILSEIKNIIVNSKKTCP, encoded by the coding sequence ATGATACAACGAATTTGGTCTGGCCAATCATGGCTTTATATTTTACTTCTACCGCTATCGTTTCTTTATGGCGCGATAGCACTTATTAGGCGTATTGGTTATAAAGTTGGATTGTTTCGTTCATGGAAAGCGCCAGTTCCAGTCGTTGTTGTCGGTAATTTAACTGCTGGGGGAAATGGAAAAACCCCAGTTGTGATTTGGCTAGTTGAATCATTAATGAAACAAGGTTACCGAGTTGGTGTTGTTTCCCGTGGTTATGGCGGAAAAGCTGAGCATTATCCGTTAATTATATCGTCGTCGACGACGACGTCAGAAGCGGGAGATGAACCCGTTTTAATTTATCATCGAACAAAAGCCCCTGTTGCTGTTGCACCAAAACGCAGTGATGCAGTAAAAGCATTGCTTGATAGTCACGCATTAGATGTGATCATTACTGATGATGGATTACAGCATTATGCATTGGGTCGCGATTATGAAATCGTTGTTATTGATGGCCAGCGTCGTTTTGGTAATGGTTGGTGGATACCCGCAGGTCCAATGCGTGAACGAGCAGGCCGTCTGAAAAGTGTTAATGCTGTGATTGTCAATGGTGGTAGCGCTCAACTTAATGAAACCGCCATGGTTCTAGCTGGGGATATGGTGATTAATTTACTGACAGGTGAGCAGCGACCTGTTAGCTCTCTTAATACAGTGATTGCAATGGCAGGAATTGGCCATCCACCGCGTTTTTTTACCTCTTTAGAGAAAAAAGGTTTATCGCTAATTCAAACATATGCTTTTGCAGATCATCAGTCTTATCAGCAGCAGCAGCTTTCTATATTAACCCCAAATAATGAACCACTATTGATGACTGAAAAAGATGCGGTCAAATGCCGCTCTTTTGCACAAGCTAATTGGTGGTACCTTCCTGTCGCAGCTTCTTTTGATCCTATAGGTGAAAAGCAGATTTTAAGTGAAATAAAAAATATTATAGTTAATAGCAAAAAAACTTGCCCCTAA
- the msbA gene encoding lipid A ABC transporter ATP-binding protein/permease MsbA → MIDNDLSTRQTFRRLWPTIAPFKAGLIVAAIALIINAAGDAFMISLLKPLLDEGFDKADNDVLKWLPLAVLGLVIVRGLSSFVSSYCVSWVSGKVVMSMRRRLFGHMMGMPVSYFDQQSTGTLLSRITYDSEQVASSSSGALITIIREGAYIVGLFAMMFYYSWQLSLILIVIAPIVSITIRIVSKRFRKISKNMQTGMGSVTASAEQMLKGHKEVLIFGGQKVETERFNKVSNNMRSQSMKMVTASAISDPIVQLIASFALAFVLYAASFPEIREHLTSGTIAVVFSSMFALMRPLKSLTNVNSQFQRGMAACQTLFAILDSEQEKDEGTKVLAKVKGDIEFQNVTFTYATKEHPALDDISFTLPAGKSVALVGRSGSGKSTIANLITRFYDIDKGSIRIDGHDIREYTLESLRSQVALVSQHVYLFNDTIANNIAYATDGRYTREQIEKAAEMAYAMDFIAKLDKGLDTVIGENGVMLSGGQRQRIAIARALLRDAPILILDEATSALDTESERAIQAALDELQKNRTSLVIAHRLSTIENADEILVVQDGHIIERGSHKSLIAEDGAYAQLHKIQFSK, encoded by the coding sequence ATGATTGATAATGACTTGTCGACACGACAAACGTTCCGCCGACTATGGCCTACGATTGCGCCTTTTAAAGCGGGTTTAATAGTTGCAGCAATTGCTTTAATTATCAACGCAGCAGGTGATGCGTTTATGATTTCTTTATTAAAACCTTTACTCGATGAAGGGTTTGATAAAGCAGATAACGACGTCTTAAAATGGTTACCTCTTGCGGTATTAGGCCTAGTTATTGTTCGTGGTTTATCCAGTTTCGTATCAAGCTACTGTGTTTCATGGGTATCTGGTAAAGTCGTGATGAGTATGCGTCGTCGGTTATTTGGCCATATGATGGGCATGCCGGTGAGTTATTTTGACCAGCAATCGACAGGGACATTATTATCTCGTATCACTTATGATTCAGAGCAAGTTGCGTCATCTTCATCAGGTGCATTAATTACCATTATCCGTGAAGGTGCTTATATCGTCGGTTTATTTGCGATGATGTTTTACTATAGCTGGCAATTATCATTAATTTTAATTGTGATAGCGCCAATCGTCTCTATTACTATCCGTATCGTTTCTAAACGTTTTCGTAAGATCAGTAAAAATATGCAAACGGGAATGGGGAGTGTTACGGCTAGTGCAGAACAAATGCTAAAAGGGCACAAAGAGGTTTTGATTTTTGGTGGACAAAAAGTTGAAACTGAGCGCTTTAATAAAGTCAGTAACAACATGCGTAGTCAATCGATGAAAATGGTGACTGCATCGGCAATTTCTGATCCAATAGTGCAACTCATAGCTTCTTTTGCTTTAGCTTTTGTTCTTTATGCTGCAAGTTTCCCTGAAATTCGTGAGCACTTAACATCAGGAACGATTGCGGTTGTGTTTTCATCGATGTTTGCATTGATGCGCCCATTGAAATCCTTGACTAACGTTAACTCCCAGTTCCAACGTGGTATGGCTGCATGCCAAACTTTGTTTGCTATTTTAGATTCTGAGCAAGAGAAAGACGAAGGAACAAAAGTGCTAGCTAAAGTAAAAGGGGATATTGAATTTCAAAATGTCACTTTTACATATGCAACGAAAGAACACCCTGCATTGGATGATATTTCATTTACGTTACCGGCTGGTAAGTCCGTTGCTTTGGTTGGGCGCTCGGGGTCAGGAAAATCGACAATCGCGAATCTGATTACACGCTTTTATGATATTGATAAAGGCAGTATTCGTATTGATGGTCATGATATTCGTGAATATACGCTTGAGTCACTACGTAGCCAAGTTGCGCTGGTCTCACAACATGTTTACTTATTTAACGATACTATCGCTAATAATATTGCTTATGCAACCGATGGGCGTTATACCCGCGAGCAAATCGAAAAAGCAGCAGAAATGGCTTACGCAATGGACTTTATTGCTAAGCTCGACAAAGGGTTAGACACAGTGATTGGTGAAAATGGGGTGATGCTTTCAGGTGGGCAGCGTCAGCGTATTGCAATTGCTCGTGCTCTATTGCGTGATGCGCCAATCTTGATCCTGGATGAGGCAACTTCGGCGTTAGATACAGAATCTGAACGAGCCATCCAAGCAGCACTGGATGAGTTACAAAAAAACAGGACATCTTTAGTGATTGCACACCGTTTATCAACAATTGAAAATGCGGATGAAATCTTGGTTGTGCAAGATGGCCATATTATTGAGCGTGGCAGCCATAAGTCCTTGATAGCTGAAGATGGCGCATATGCTCAGCTGCATAAAATTCAATTTAGCAAATGA
- a CDS encoding DNA internalization-related competence protein ComEC/Rec2 — protein MNQKLFYWLWGGQLSYTQAAIAIFIGILPILFIHELPKISNSTIILLILFFFLIFIKVNRYIKFIALIMMALLWAIWHSNFLIEKMNALSKTQHQLDITVISVPLYEKEKEKLKVRINKINNVPQFPPIYAMWQVNQSMHNLCSGQTWRLNGLLKPLHSSLNEGGFDQQRYSISQRIIGTLKVSTSRVIDEECSVRQKVINSYIDNISLLKNAGVTYALMFGERGMLSPELSLLLQTTGLSHLIAISGLHIGLSYLFGYWLVKFVTYFFPVYFSQYIVPIVAGVACAYFYAWVSGFAIPAVRALIALVLWIYIKQQNSFYFPWQWAIWSIGLILVADPLAILSDSFWLSFFAVFAILYWLRLFPLSSYINYTKAIRWGIAFIHLQAGLLLLLAPIQIMLFQGINVMSFFANLWLVPIVSWLVIPLILLLFLLPFSFVQHIIFNIIDEIIEVGLKPLAYLSDYWFEMQFAPLFIFLFCWLIGLFIALGLYRYYIGLLGCLAALCIGTENTTRQISGNEWSLTLLDVGHGLAVVIEQKGLAYLYDTGNRWPEGSNAQRQIIPYLKRKKIIPIGVILSHNHLDHTGGVSALKKQYPWLSLRSSFSGAASLPCIKGQHWQWGKLNFAVLWPERISKKSHNDDSCVIMLSDGYHKILLTGDLEKQGEQAISASYQQQLRSDILFAPHHGSNTSSTPLFIRMASPNMVLVSSARYSPWKIPSDKVHFRYKSNNIKWINTAEAGQVTIWFRKKTIELTRYRKEIHPRWYHLWFGDPQFPE, from the coding sequence ATGAACCAAAAATTATTTTATTGGCTGTGGGGAGGGCAACTTTCTTATACGCAAGCTGCTATTGCTATTTTTATCGGGATATTGCCTATTTTATTTATTCATGAGCTTCCTAAAATAAGTAATTCAACAATAATTTTATTGATATTATTTTTCTTTTTAATTTTTATCAAAGTTAATAGATATATTAAATTTATTGCTTTGATTATGATGGCATTGCTATGGGCTATTTGGCATAGCAATTTTTTGATTGAAAAAATGAATGCGCTATCAAAGACACAACATCAATTAGATATTACCGTGATTAGTGTACCTTTATATGAAAAAGAGAAGGAAAAGCTTAAGGTTAGGATCAATAAGATTAATAATGTTCCTCAGTTTCCACCAATCTATGCAATGTGGCAAGTCAATCAATCGATGCATAATTTATGTTCAGGTCAAACATGGCGATTAAATGGCTTATTAAAACCATTGCATTCATCTTTAAATGAAGGTGGTTTTGACCAACAGCGATATTCCATATCTCAACGTATTATTGGGACATTAAAGGTATCAACGTCGCGGGTTATTGATGAAGAGTGTTCAGTTAGGCAAAAAGTCATCAATTCATACATTGATAATATTAGTTTATTAAAAAACGCAGGGGTTACTTATGCGCTAATGTTTGGTGAAAGGGGCATGTTATCACCGGAACTATCATTATTATTACAAACTACAGGACTAAGCCACTTAATTGCTATTTCTGGTTTACATATCGGCTTATCTTATCTATTCGGCTATTGGTTAGTTAAGTTTGTCACCTATTTCTTTCCCGTATATTTTAGTCAGTATATCGTGCCCATTGTTGCGGGGGTAGCTTGCGCATATTTTTATGCTTGGGTTTCAGGGTTCGCCATTCCAGCGGTACGGGCGTTAATTGCTTTAGTTTTATGGATTTACATTAAACAGCAAAATAGCTTTTATTTTCCGTGGCAATGGGCGATTTGGAGTATAGGACTGATCCTTGTAGCCGACCCATTAGCGATATTATCGGATAGTTTTTGGTTATCTTTTTTTGCTGTTTTCGCAATATTATATTGGCTTCGATTATTTCCATTATCATCTTATATAAATTATACCAAAGCTATTCGTTGGGGAATTGCTTTCATTCATCTACAAGCGGGTTTGTTACTTTTACTTGCACCGATCCAAATCATGTTATTTCAAGGGATCAATGTGATGAGTTTTTTTGCGAATTTATGGTTAGTTCCAATAGTATCATGGTTGGTGATCCCTCTGATCCTCTTATTATTTTTGTTACCATTTTCATTTGTTCAACACATTATTTTTAATATTATTGACGAGATTATAGAAGTAGGATTAAAGCCATTAGCATACTTAAGTGATTACTGGTTTGAAATGCAGTTCGCTCCATTATTCATTTTTCTATTTTGTTGGTTGATTGGTTTATTTATCGCGCTTGGGCTATATCGGTATTATATTGGGTTACTTGGTTGTTTGGCGGCATTATGCATAGGGACAGAAAATACAACTCGGCAAATATCAGGGAATGAATGGAGCTTAACGTTACTTGATGTTGGTCACGGGCTAGCTGTGGTTATAGAACAAAAGGGGTTAGCATATCTCTATGATACAGGGAACCGCTGGCCTGAAGGAAGTAATGCGCAAAGACAGATAATTCCTTATTTGAAACGAAAAAAAATTATACCTATTGGGGTCATTCTCAGTCATAACCATCTTGATCATACGGGAGGTGTGAGTGCATTAAAAAAACAGTATCCTTGGCTGAGTCTACGTAGCAGTTTTAGTGGAGCTGCAAGTTTGCCTTGTATTAAAGGCCAACATTGGCAGTGGGGAAAATTAAATTTTGCCGTGCTTTGGCCAGAACGGATATCTAAAAAATCACATAACGATGATTCTTGCGTCATTATGCTAAGTGATGGGTACCATAAAATTTTACTTACAGGGGATTTAGAAAAGCAAGGCGAACAAGCAATATCAGCGAGTTATCAGCAGCAGTTACGATCAGATATTTTATTCGCACCACATCATGGTAGTAATACTTCTTCAACGCCTTTATTCATAAGAATGGCTTCACCTAACATGGTGTTAGTCTCATCAGCGAGGTACAGTCCTTGGAAAATTCCATCAGATAAAGTACATTTTCGGTACAAAAGCAATAATATAAAATGGATTAATACAGCGGAGGCTGGTCAAGTAACTATCTGGTTTAGAAAGAAAACTATTGAATTAACACGCTATCGAAAGGAAATACATCCCCGCTGGTATCATCTCTGGTTTGGTGATCCGCAATTTCCCGAGTAG
- the ihfB gene encoding integration host factor subunit beta, protein MTKSELIERLASQQSHLSAKTVEEAVKEILEHMADTLAGGERIEVRGFGSFSLHYRAPRVGRNPKTGDKVELEGKYVPHFKPGKELRDRVNIYGQ, encoded by the coding sequence ATGACCAAGTCTGAGTTAATTGAAAGACTGGCTAGCCAGCAATCTCATTTGTCAGCTAAAACGGTTGAGGAAGCTGTTAAAGAAATCCTTGAGCATATGGCTGACACACTGGCTGGTGGTGAACGTATAGAAGTCCGCGGATTCGGCAGTTTTTCTCTTCACTACCGTGCTCCGCGTGTTGGGCGTAACCCAAAAACTGGAGACAAAGTGGAGCTGGAAGGTAAATACGTTCCTCACTTTAAACCAGGTAAGGAATTACGTGACCGTGTAAATATTTATGGTCAATAA
- the rpsA gene encoding 30S ribosomal protein S1, translating into MTESFAQLFEESLQNIETRPGSIVRGTVVAIDKDVVLVDAGLKSESAIPVEQFKNAQGELEIQVGDEIDVALDAVEDGFGETILSREKAKRHEAWLMLEKAYEEAETVTGVINGKVKGGFTVELNGIRAFLPGSLVDVRPVRDTTHLEGKELEFKVIKLDQKRNNVVVSRRAVIESESSAERDQLLENLQEGMEVKGIVKNLTDYGAFVDLGGVDGLLHITDMAWKRVKHPSEIVNVGDEITVKVLKFDRERTRVSLGLKQLGEDPWVAIAKRYPEGTKLTGRVTNLTDYGCFVEIEEGVEGLVHVSEMDWTNKNIHPSKVVNVGDVVEVMVLDIDEERRRISLGLKQCKSNPWQQFAETHNKGDRVEGKIKSITDFGIFIGLEGGIDGLVHLSDISWNVAGEEAVREYKKGDEIAAVVLQVDAERERISLGVKQLAEDPFNNYLAATKKGAIVTGKVIAVDAKGATVELTLGVEGYLRASEASRDRVEDATLVLNVGDDVEAKYTGVDRKNRVINLSVRAKDEADEKDAIATVNKQEDTSFGNNAMAEAFKAAKGE; encoded by the coding sequence ATGACAGAATCTTTTGCTCAACTCTTTGAAGAATCCCTGCAGAATATTGAAACTCGTCCTGGTTCTATCGTCCGTGGTACTGTTGTTGCCATCGATAAAGACGTTGTCCTGGTTGACGCAGGTCTGAAATCTGAATCTGCAATCCCAGTAGAACAATTCAAAAATGCTCAGGGTGAGCTTGAAATCCAAGTTGGCGATGAAATCGATGTAGCGCTGGATGCAGTTGAAGATGGTTTCGGTGAAACTATTCTTTCTCGTGAGAAAGCGAAACGCCATGAAGCATGGCTGATGCTTGAAAAAGCTTACGAAGAAGCTGAAACTGTTACTGGTGTTATTAACGGTAAAGTTAAAGGTGGTTTCACTGTAGAACTGAATGGTATTCGTGCATTCCTACCAGGTTCATTAGTAGATGTTCGTCCAGTTCGTGACACTACTCACTTGGAAGGCAAAGAGCTAGAGTTCAAAGTAATTAAGCTAGATCAGAAGCGCAACAACGTTGTTGTTTCTCGTCGTGCTGTAATTGAATCTGAAAGCAGCGCAGAACGTGATCAACTGCTCGAAAATCTGCAAGAAGGCATGGAAGTTAAAGGTATCGTTAAGAACCTTACTGACTACGGTGCATTCGTTGATCTCGGCGGTGTTGATGGCCTGCTGCACATCACTGATATGGCTTGGAAACGTGTTAAACACCCAAGCGAAATCGTCAATGTTGGTGATGAAATCACAGTTAAAGTTCTGAAATTCGACCGTGAGCGCACTCGTGTTTCTCTGGGTCTGAAACAACTGGGCGAAGATCCTTGGGTCGCAATCGCTAAACGTTACCCAGAAGGTACTAAACTGACTGGTCGCGTTACTAATCTGACTGATTACGGCTGCTTCGTAGAAATCGAAGAAGGCGTTGAAGGTCTGGTTCACGTTTCAGAAATGGATTGGACTAACAAGAACATCCACCCATCTAAAGTTGTTAACGTTGGTGATGTTGTTGAAGTTATGGTTCTGGATATCGATGAAGAACGTCGTCGTATCTCACTGGGCCTGAAACAATGCAAATCTAACCCATGGCAGCAATTTGCAGAAACTCACAACAAAGGCGACCGCGTTGAAGGTAAAATCAAGTCAATCACTGACTTCGGTATCTTCATCGGACTGGAAGGCGGTATCGATGGCCTTGTTCACCTGTCTGACATCTCCTGGAACGTTGCAGGCGAAGAAGCAGTTCGTGAATACAAAAAAGGTGACGAAATCGCAGCTGTTGTTCTGCAAGTCGACGCAGAGCGTGAGCGTATTTCTCTAGGTGTTAAGCAGTTGGCTGAAGATCCATTCAACAACTACTTAGCTGCAACTAAGAAAGGCGCAATCGTAACTGGTAAAGTTATCGCAGTTGATGCTAAAGGTGCAACTGTTGAGCTGACTCTGGGCGTTGAAGGTTACCTGCGTGCATCAGAAGCTTCACGCGACCGCGTTGAAGATGCAACTCTGGTTCTGAACGTTGGTGATGATGTTGAAGCTAAATACACTGGTGTTGACCGTAAAAACCGTGTAATCAACCTGTCTGTTCGTGCAAAAGACGAAGCTGATGAAAAAGACGCTATCGCTACTGTGAACAAACAAGAAGATACTAGCTTCGGTAACAACGCAATGGCTGAAGCATTCAAAGCAGCTAAAGGCGAATAA
- the cmk gene encoding (d)CMP kinase, translating into MVAIAPVITVDGPSGAGKGTLCQALANEFGWQLLDSGAIYRVLALAALHHHVDIQSEDALVPLAANLDVRFVPEDNQLKVILEGEDVSNQIRTEDVGKTASQIAAFPRVREALLRRQRAFRAMPGLIADGRDMGTVVFPDAPVKIFLDASAEERAHRRMKQLQEKGFDVNFERLLTEIQERDYRDRNRTVAPLIAAKDALILDSTSMSIEEVIEKAQAYAKKILQLS; encoded by the coding sequence ATGGTGGCGATTGCCCCTGTAATAACCGTTGATGGACCTAGCGGAGCTGGTAAAGGTACGTTATGCCAAGCGTTGGCAAACGAATTTGGATGGCAACTTTTAGATTCTGGTGCGATTTATCGTGTACTTGCTTTAGCTGCATTGCATCACCATGTGGATATTCAATCAGAAGATGCATTGGTGCCTCTTGCGGCAAATTTAGATGTTCGTTTTGTACCGGAAGATAATCAGTTAAAAGTCATTTTGGAAGGCGAAGATGTTTCAAATCAAATTCGCACCGAAGATGTGGGGAAAACAGCGTCACAAATCGCAGCTTTTCCTCGTGTAAGAGAGGCTTTACTGCGTCGTCAGCGTGCTTTTAGAGCTATGCCAGGTTTGATTGCGGATGGTCGTGACATGGGAACGGTAGTTTTCCCTGACGCCCCAGTGAAAATTTTCCTTGATGCCTCCGCGGAGGAGCGTGCTCATCGACGTATGAAGCAGTTGCAGGAAAAGGGGTTTGATGTTAACTTTGAGCGACTTTTAACCGAAATACAAGAACGCGATTATCGTGATCGTAACCGTACGGTTGCGCCGTTAATTGCCGCAAAGGATGCTTTAATACTGGATTCCACAAGTATGTCTATTGAGGAAGTCATTGAAAAAGCACAAGCCTATGCGAAAAAAATTCTACAATTATCTTAA
- the aroA gene encoding 3-phosphoshikimate 1-carboxyvinyltransferase: protein MQSLTLQPISSINGTINLPGSKSVSNRALLLAAMANGTTVLTNLLDSDDIRHMLNALSALGVKYQLSEDKTRCLVEGIGGRLSYPNELEIFLGNAGTAMRPLTAALSLAENNIVLTGEPRMKERPIGHLVDALREGGAVIEYLEQENYPPIRLRGGFSGGTISVDGSVSSQFLTALLMAAPLAEKDTLITITGDLVSKPYIDITLALMATFGVNVENHQYQKFTIKGQQQYQSPGEYLVEGDASSASYFLAAAAIKGGTVRVTGIGRNSLQGDTKFANVLEKMGATIRWGDEFVECERGTLTGIDMDMNAIPDAAMTIGTVALFAKGETVIRNIYNWRVKETDRLYAMATELRKVGAEVEEGHDFIRIVPPTKLQHAEIETYNDHRIAMCFSLVALSDTPVTILDPSCTAKTFPDYFQQLARLSKF, encoded by the coding sequence ATGCAATCCCTGACATTACAACCTATCTCTTCAATTAACGGAACGATCAACCTGCCAGGGTCAAAAAGTGTATCGAACCGAGCTCTTTTATTAGCTGCAATGGCAAATGGCACAACGGTGCTGACTAACTTATTAGACAGTGATGATATTCGCCATATGCTGAATGCATTAAGCGCGTTAGGTGTAAAATACCAACTCTCTGAAGATAAAACACGTTGTCTTGTGGAAGGTATTGGTGGGCGTTTAAGTTACCCAAATGAGCTGGAAATTTTTTTAGGCAACGCAGGGACAGCAATGCGTCCCCTGACAGCGGCGTTGTCACTAGCAGAAAACAACATTGTACTGACTGGCGAGCCACGCATGAAAGAGCGCCCAATAGGGCACTTGGTTGACGCATTACGTGAAGGCGGCGCTGTTATTGAGTATTTAGAACAGGAAAATTATCCACCCATTCGTTTACGTGGGGGCTTTTCAGGTGGCACAATTTCAGTTGATGGTTCAGTTTCTAGTCAGTTTTTAACCGCGCTTTTAATGGCAGCGCCATTAGCTGAAAAAGATACGCTAATTACTATTACAGGTGATTTAGTTTCGAAACCTTATATTGATATTACTTTAGCCTTGATGGCAACCTTTGGTGTGAATGTTGAAAATCATCAATATCAAAAGTTTACTATTAAAGGTCAACAACAATATCAATCACCAGGTGAATATTTAGTTGAAGGTGATGCATCATCCGCTTCTTATTTTCTGGCCGCGGCAGCAATCAAAGGCGGTACTGTTCGAGTAACGGGTATCGGTAGAAATAGCCTTCAAGGTGATACAAAATTTGCCAATGTCTTAGAAAAGATGGGAGCAACCATTCGTTGGGGTGATGAATTTGTTGAATGTGAACGAGGGACTTTAACTGGGATTGATATGGATATGAATGCAATCCCCGATGCTGCAATGACGATAGGCACGGTCGCTCTGTTTGCCAAAGGCGAAACGGTGATCCGCAATATTTATAATTGGCGGGTGAAAGAAACAGATCGTCTATACGCGATGGCGACAGAGTTGCGTAAAGTTGGGGCTGAAGTTGAAGAAGGGCATGATTTTATCCGTATTGTTCCTCCCACAAAGCTTCAGCATGCAGAGATTGAAACCTATAATGATCATCGAATTGCTATGTGTTTTTCATTGGTCGCACTATCCGATACCCCTGTGACTATCTTAGACCCAAGCTGTACAGCGAAAACATTCCCTGATTATTTTCAACAATTAGCGCGTTTGAGTAAATTTTAA
- the serC gene encoding 3-phosphoserine/phosphohydroxythreonine transaminase, producing the protein MSQVYNFSAGPAMLPVEVMRRAEQEFCNWKGLGVSVMEVSHRGKDFIAVAEEAEQNLRDLLNIPQNYKVLFCHGGARGHFAAMPMNLLGSKTTADYIVGGYWAESAAEEAQKYCTPNIIQVKQEKDGVVGIKPMSEWQLSDDAAYIHYCPNETIDGLAIHEEPDFPKDKIVIADYSSAILSKPIDISRYGVVYAGAQKNIGPAGLTIVIIREDLLGKASTQTPSVFDYTVLAKYDSMFNTPPTFAWYLSGMVFKWLKEQGGLQEMAKRNYEKSQLLYNAIDDSEFYINRVAVENRSWMNVPFQMQNPALDEQFLTEAKAQGLLSLKGHRVSGGMRASIYNAMPLAGVQALVDFMADFERRHA; encoded by the coding sequence ATGAGTCAGGTTTATAATTTCAGTGCGGGTCCTGCAATGTTACCCGTAGAAGTCATGCGTCGCGCGGAACAAGAGTTTTGTAATTGGAAAGGCCTTGGTGTTTCTGTCATGGAAGTGAGTCATCGCGGAAAAGACTTCATTGCTGTTGCCGAAGAAGCAGAACAAAACTTACGTGATCTGCTAAATATTCCCCAAAATTATAAAGTATTATTTTGTCATGGTGGTGCTCGCGGTCACTTTGCGGCGATGCCTATGAACCTCTTGGGTAGTAAAACAACAGCTGACTACATTGTAGGTGGTTATTGGGCGGAATCAGCAGCAGAAGAAGCGCAAAAATACTGCACTCCGAACATAATTCAAGTTAAACAAGAAAAAGACGGGGTTGTTGGTATAAAGCCAATGAGTGAGTGGCAGTTAAGTGATGATGCTGCTTATATTCATTATTGCCCAAATGAAACCATCGACGGCTTAGCAATACACGAAGAACCTGACTTCCCGAAAGATAAAATTGTTATTGCAGACTACTCATCGGCCATTTTATCTAAACCTATCGATATTAGCCGTTATGGTGTTGTTTATGCGGGAGCTCAAAAGAATATTGGCCCTGCGGGTTTAACGATTGTGATCATTCGTGAAGATTTACTAGGTAAAGCCTCAACTCAAACCCCATCCGTATTTGATTACACCGTTCTTGCCAAATATGATTCTATGTTCAATACACCACCAACATTTGCTTGGTACTTATCAGGCATGGTTTTCAAGTGGTTGAAAGAACAAGGTGGCTTGCAAGAAATGGCAAAACGTAACTATGAAAAATCTCAGCTATTGTACAACGCAATTGATGATAGCGAGTTCTATATTAACCGTGTTGCCGTTGAAAATCGCTCTTGGATGAACGTCCCATTCCAAATGCAAAATCCAGCTTTGGATGAGCAATTCCTGACAGAGGCTAAAGCTCAAGGATTATTATCACTGAAAGGTCACCGTGTATCCGGTGGAATGCGTGCTTCTATTTACAACGCAATGCCATTAGCTGGTGTTCAGGCTTTAGTTGATTTTATGGCTGATTTCGAACGTCGCCACGCGTAA